In Carassius gibelio isolate Cgi1373 ecotype wild population from Czech Republic chromosome B4, carGib1.2-hapl.c, whole genome shotgun sequence, one DNA window encodes the following:
- the LOC127955892 gene encoding nucleoporin SEH1 isoform X2 produces MFVAKSIAADHKDLIHDVSYDFHGRRMATCSSDQSVKVWDKGDDGEWHCTASWKTHSGSVWRVTWAHPEFGQVLASCSFDRTAAVWEEIVGESNDKQRGQSHWIKRTTLVDSRTSVTDVKFAPKHMGLMLTTCSADGVVRIYEAPDVMNLSQWSLQHEISCKLSCSCISWNPSSSRAHPPMIAVGSDDSNVTYSGKVQIYEYNENTRKYAKAETLMTVTDPVHDIAFAPNLGRSFHVLAIATKDVRIFKLIPMRRESANSSGATKFEVQVMAQFDSHNSQVWRVSWNITSTLLASSGDDGCVRLWKANYMDNWKCTGILRGDGSPVNGSSGHAVALNAVGVPGAAQMVVGAASAGRYFFPHLDSPRTGSRLAHLLPPPSLIETVYEPDPSHAPQPRHRNAASSIQPAEHD; encoded by the exons ATGTTCGTGGCGAAGAGCATCGCAGCGGATCATAAAGATCTGATTCACGATGTTTCTTATGACTTCCACGGTCGGAGGATGGCGACCTGCTCCAGCGATCAGAGCGTCAAG GTCTGGGACAAAGGTGACGATGGAGAATGGCATTGCACTGCTAGCTGGAAG ACTCACAGTGGATCGGTGTGGAGGGTGACGTGGGCGCACCCTGAGTTCGGTCAGGTGCTGGCGTCCTGCTCCTTCGACCGCACCGCAGCTGTTTGGGAGGAGATCGTCGGAGAATCCAATGACAAACAACGGGGACAAAGTCACTGG ATCAAGAGGACCACGCTGGTGGACAGCCGGACGTCTGTGACCGATGTGAAGTTTGCACCGAAGCACATGGGCCTGATGCTGACCACCTGCTCTGCCGACGGCGTGGTGCGCATCTACGAGGCTCCTGACGTGATGAACCTCAGCCAGTGGTCACTGCAGCACGAGATCTCCTGCAAGCTGTCCTGCTCCTGCATCTCCTGGAACCCCTCCAG TTCTCGAGCCCATCCTCCAATGATCGCCGTGGGCAGTGATGACAGCAACGTCACGTACAGCGGCAAAGTGCAGATCTACGAGTATAACGAAAATACCAG GAAGTATGCCAAAGCAGAGACGTTGATGACTGTGACTGACCCGGTTCATGACATCGCCTTTGCTCCTAATCTGGGGAGATCCTTCCATGTGCTGGCTATAGCCACCAAAGACGTCCGCATATTCAAACTCATACCTATGAG GAGAGAGAGCGCCAACAGCTCTGGTGCCACTAAGTTTGAGGTGCAGGTGATGGCTCAGTTTGACAGTCATAACTCTCAGGTGTGGCGCGTGAGCTGGAACATCACCAGCACTCTGCTGGCCTCCTCCGGAGACGACGGCTGTGTGCGCCTCTGGAAAG CTAATTACATGGACAACTGGAAGTGCACGGGGATCCTGAGAGGAGACGGCAGCCCAGTGAACGGCTCTTCTGGACACGCTGTGGCTCTGAACGCGGTGGGCGTCCCTGGAGCCGCTCAGATGGTTGTTGGAGCTGCTTCTGCTGGCAG GTACTTCTTCCCTCATTTGGACTCCCCCCGAACGGGATCTCGCCTGGCCCACCTCCTGCCTCCCCCCTCTCTCATCGAGACAGTGTATGAGCCTGATCCGTCCCACGCTCCTCAGCCCCGTCATCGAAACGCAGCCAGCAGCATTCAACCCGCCGAACATGACTGA
- the LOC127955892 gene encoding nucleoporin SEH1 isoform X1, producing the protein MFVAKSIAADHKDLIHDVSYDFHGRRMATCSSDQSVKVWDKGDDGEWHCTASWKTHSGSVWRVTWAHPEFGQVLASCSFDRTAAVWEEIVGESNDKQRGQSHWIKRTTLVDSRTSVTDVKFAPKHMGLMLTTCSADGVVRIYEAPDVMNLSQWSLQHEISCKLSCSCISWNPSSSRAHPPMIAVGSDDSNVTYSGKVQIYEYNENTRKYAKAETLMTVTDPVHDIAFAPNLGRSFHVLAIATKDVRIFKLIPMRRESANSSGATKFEVQVMAQFDSHNSQVWRVSWNITSTLLASSGDDGCVRLWKANYMDNWKCTGILRGDGSPVNGSSGHAVALNAVGVPGAAQMVVGAASAGRKKAQLMPG; encoded by the exons ATGTTCGTGGCGAAGAGCATCGCAGCGGATCATAAAGATCTGATTCACGATGTTTCTTATGACTTCCACGGTCGGAGGATGGCGACCTGCTCCAGCGATCAGAGCGTCAAG GTCTGGGACAAAGGTGACGATGGAGAATGGCATTGCACTGCTAGCTGGAAG ACTCACAGTGGATCGGTGTGGAGGGTGACGTGGGCGCACCCTGAGTTCGGTCAGGTGCTGGCGTCCTGCTCCTTCGACCGCACCGCAGCTGTTTGGGAGGAGATCGTCGGAGAATCCAATGACAAACAACGGGGACAAAGTCACTGG ATCAAGAGGACCACGCTGGTGGACAGCCGGACGTCTGTGACCGATGTGAAGTTTGCACCGAAGCACATGGGCCTGATGCTGACCACCTGCTCTGCCGACGGCGTGGTGCGCATCTACGAGGCTCCTGACGTGATGAACCTCAGCCAGTGGTCACTGCAGCACGAGATCTCCTGCAAGCTGTCCTGCTCCTGCATCTCCTGGAACCCCTCCAG TTCTCGAGCCCATCCTCCAATGATCGCCGTGGGCAGTGATGACAGCAACGTCACGTACAGCGGCAAAGTGCAGATCTACGAGTATAACGAAAATACCAG GAAGTATGCCAAAGCAGAGACGTTGATGACTGTGACTGACCCGGTTCATGACATCGCCTTTGCTCCTAATCTGGGGAGATCCTTCCATGTGCTGGCTATAGCCACCAAAGACGTCCGCATATTCAAACTCATACCTATGAG GAGAGAGAGCGCCAACAGCTCTGGTGCCACTAAGTTTGAGGTGCAGGTGATGGCTCAGTTTGACAGTCATAACTCTCAGGTGTGGCGCGTGAGCTGGAACATCACCAGCACTCTGCTGGCCTCCTCCGGAGACGACGGCTGTGTGCGCCTCTGGAAAG CTAATTACATGGACAACTGGAAGTGCACGGGGATCCTGAGAGGAGACGGCAGCCCAGTGAACGGCTCTTCTGGACACGCTGTGGCTCTGAACGCGGTGGGCGTCCCTGGAGCCGCTCAGATGGTTGTTGGAGCTGCTTCTGCTGGCAG aaaaaaagctcAGCTGATGCCAGGCTAA